Proteins encoded by one window of Candidatus Neomarinimicrobiota bacterium:
- a CDS encoding amidohydrolase → MSHKKKVLTGFLILSISTFTYSSCKKHLEEKAELVLLNGTIYTVDEHRPQAEALAIEGDRFVFIGDNAGAKKYVDEKTRIIDLKGKTVTPGLIDSHVHLEWYGRYQEELHLHGTTNFDDVLKIVEQHVKRIEPGEWIIGAGWDHEDWPDKKLPTHERLSAISPENPVLLERDGAHSVLVNDAAMKLAGIDKKTKDIKGGQIIRDAKTGAPTGIFVDRAKTLISSIKPQPSYDDRVRYILNAVDSCISVGLTSVHDAGVFNEPSLAYEIIDIFKSLAENGRLKNRVYAMLGGNEVYLDNYFEYLPMIGYGNHHLTFRSIKIAIDGAMGSRGALLLDEYSDMPGHRGSVVTESDAIKKIAIGAVNKDFQLNVHAIGDSAIRLSLDLFEEVDADYPIHDRRFRIEHLQLISLEDIPRLEKLGVIPSMQAYHAISDMNWAESRVGKERVKGNYAWRKVLDSGVIIAGGSDIPVVPIDPLWSIYASVTRRDIDGLPEEGWYPEERMSREEALKSYTIWAAYAAFEEDLKGSIEVGKLADLVVFSKDITKIAAEELLTTKALLTIVGGDIVYKRKEFE, encoded by the coding sequence ATGAGTCATAAGAAAAAAGTACTTACAGGGTTTTTGATTCTCTCAATTAGCACCTTCACATATTCTTCCTGCAAAAAACATTTAGAAGAGAAAGCTGAGCTGGTATTGTTGAATGGGACTATTTATACCGTAGATGAACATAGACCTCAAGCTGAGGCTCTGGCCATAGAGGGAGATAGATTTGTTTTTATCGGTGATAATGCTGGAGCAAAAAAATATGTTGATGAAAAAACAAGAATAATTGACCTGAAGGGGAAAACAGTTACTCCAGGTCTGATTGACAGCCATGTGCACCTAGAATGGTATGGAAGATACCAAGAAGAGCTACATCTTCATGGAACCACAAACTTTGATGATGTCCTGAAAATAGTAGAGCAGCATGTTAAGAGAATTGAGCCAGGAGAATGGATCATCGGCGCCGGGTGGGATCATGAAGATTGGCCGGACAAAAAACTTCCAACTCATGAAAGACTTTCCGCCATTTCTCCCGAAAACCCCGTATTGCTAGAGAGGGATGGAGCTCATTCAGTTTTGGTAAATGACGCAGCTATGAAGCTTGCAGGTATAGACAAAAAAACAAAGGATATAAAAGGCGGACAAATCATCAGGGATGCAAAGACAGGCGCCCCCACAGGTATCTTCGTTGACAGAGCTAAAACGCTGATTAGCAGTATAAAACCTCAACCTTCTTACGATGACAGAGTGCGCTACATCCTGAATGCGGTTGATTCCTGTATCTCTGTGGGACTCACAAGCGTCCATGATGCAGGAGTTTTTAATGAGCCCAGTTTGGCTTATGAAATCATAGATATTTTTAAGTCATTAGCTGAGAATGGGAGACTAAAAAATCGAGTATATGCCATGTTAGGCGGTAATGAAGTATATCTGGACAATTATTTTGAATACCTTCCTATGATTGGTTACGGAAATCACCATCTTACATTCAGAAGTATAAAGATTGCCATCGATGGTGCCATGGGTTCTCGTGGCGCACTACTTTTAGACGAGTATTCAGATATGCCTGGCCATCGTGGTTCTGTGGTCACTGAATCAGACGCAATTAAGAAGATTGCTATCGGTGCTGTTAATAAAGACTTTCAACTGAACGTTCATGCAATTGGTGACAGCGCCATTCGACTTTCCCTTGATCTATTTGAAGAAGTTGATGCTGATTATCCCATACATGATCGTCGATTCCGAATTGAACATTTGCAGTTAATCTCCCTTGAGGACATTCCACGTTTGGAAAAACTTGGCGTTATTCCATCCATGCAAGCATATCACGCCATCTCCGATATGAACTGGGCAGAATCAAGAGTTGGAAAAGAACGTGTGAAAGGGAATTATGCCTGGCGGAAGGTCCTTGACTCAGGTGTGATCATTGCAGGCGGTTCAGACATCCCCGTAGTGCCTATTGACCCACTATGGAGTATTTACGCATCCGTTACCAGACGGGACATTGACGGACTTCCGGAAGAAGGGTGGTATCCGGAAGAACGTATGTCTCGAGAAGAAGCGTTAAAAAGTTATACAATCTGGGCAGCTTACGCAGCATTTGAAGAAGATCTAAAAGGATCCATCGAAGTGGGAAAGTTAGCAGACCTAGTAGTCTTCTCTAAAGATATCACAAAGATCGCCGCAGAAGAGTTATTAACTACAAAAGCCCTTTTAACTATTGTAGGTGGGGATATCGTTTACAAGCGTAAGGAGTTTGAGTGA
- a CDS encoding PorV/PorQ family protein, translating into MRFNKLTKWTAVLTLALPVLLMAQKGDEEGVSDKSGSVAFKFLNLHYDARGAALGGLTAQAAGAEALYWNPAGLARAGGLGFSAGMTQWIVETSYMNAGVVMPMAGGVLGVGFVSVDYGDFMKSGWKEESGSYVFEPNMETFTASDNALQVSYGRFLSDKFSIGGSAKMVSENIDDASLSGLAFDVGTQFNTGYKNLQLGAVISNFGPTIDPVETETESSLAPPMTFTFGAVGQAFGDDNMGLMAGINVIKLSDMAQRIAVNGEMTVAGMIKVRGSYTMGDLVQDALSFGAGVNMAGISVNVAMTQMESFDPVMRFSLGYQL; encoded by the coding sequence ATGCGATTTAATAAACTGACTAAATGGACAGCAGTTCTCACCCTAGCTCTTCCTGTGCTGCTTATGGCGCAAAAGGGAGATGAGGAAGGTGTGTCAGACAAATCCGGTTCAGTAGCGTTTAAGTTCCTGAACCTTCATTATGATGCCCGTGGTGCGGCCCTGGGAGGTCTTACAGCCCAGGCAGCTGGTGCGGAAGCGCTTTACTGGAACCCTGCGGGTTTGGCCAGAGCAGGTGGTCTGGGATTCAGCGCCGGGATGACGCAATGGATCGTAGAAACATCCTACATGAACGCCGGTGTTGTAATGCCTATGGCTGGTGGTGTTCTGGGTGTTGGTTTTGTATCGGTAGATTACGGGGACTTTATGAAATCAGGCTGGAAGGAGGAGTCTGGATCCTACGTTTTTGAACCGAATATGGAGACTTTCACTGCTTCTGATAATGCCCTCCAGGTGAGCTATGGACGTTTTCTTTCGGATAAATTCTCCATCGGTGGTTCTGCAAAGATGGTCTCTGAGAATATTGATGATGCATCTCTCTCAGGACTTGCCTTTGATGTGGGAACGCAATTCAACACAGGTTATAAAAATCTTCAACTGGGAGCGGTCATCTCCAATTTCGGTCCCACGATTGATCCTGTAGAAACAGAAACCGAATCCAGCCTCGCTCCGCCCATGACGTTTACTTTCGGTGCGGTTGGCCAGGCATTTGGTGATGATAATATGGGCCTTATGGCAGGAATAAACGTTATTAAGCTTTCTGATATGGCTCAGCGGATTGCGGTGAACGGTGAAATGACTGTTGCGGGCATGATAAAAGTTCGCGGCAGTTACACTATGGGTGACCTTGTTCAGGATGCCCTCTCATTTGGAGCTGGTGTAAACATGGCCGGTATTTCGGTGAATGTTGCCATGACCCAAATGGAGAGTTTTGATCCTGTTATGAGGTTTTCACTCGGCTACCAGCTCTAA